One Stenotrophomonas maltophilia DNA window includes the following coding sequences:
- a CDS encoding TetR/AcrR family transcriptional regulator, with translation MVRRTRAEMEETRATLLATARRVFSEHGYAATSMDDLTAQAGLTRGALYHHFGDKKGLLAAVVAQLDAETDQRLQAISDTAEDAWEGFVQRCRAYLEMALEPEIQRIVLRDARAVLGGASPESQRHCVHSMQQLIEQLIAQGVVAAVDAQALASLIYGSLAEAAFWIAEGEDGDARLRQATAALEMLLRGLKSTG, from the coding sequence ATGGTTCGTCGCACCCGCGCCGAGATGGAAGAAACCCGCGCCACCCTGCTGGCCACCGCCCGCCGCGTGTTCAGCGAGCATGGCTACGCCGCCACCTCGATGGACGACCTGACCGCCCAGGCCGGGCTGACCCGCGGCGCGCTGTACCACCACTTCGGCGACAAGAAGGGTCTGCTGGCGGCTGTCGTCGCCCAGCTCGATGCCGAGACCGACCAGCGCCTGCAGGCGATCAGTGATACCGCCGAAGATGCCTGGGAGGGCTTCGTGCAGCGTTGCCGCGCCTATCTTGAGATGGCGCTTGAGCCGGAGATCCAGCGCATCGTGCTGCGCGATGCGCGCGCGGTGCTGGGTGGTGCCTCACCGGAGTCGCAGCGCCACTGCGTACACTCGATGCAGCAGTTGATTGAACAGTTGATCGCGCAGGGCGTGGTGGCAGCGGTGGATGCGCAGGCGCTGGCGTCGCTGATCTACGGCAGCCTGGCCGAGGCCGCGTTCTGGATCGCCGAGGGCGAGGATGGCGACGCGCGCCTGCGGCAGGCGACGGCGGCGCTGGAGATGCTGTTGCGTGGGTTGAAGTCGACCGGGTGA